GAGGTCAGGGATAGGATGGACACCGTGGCTGgtgacatgaaaaaaaagatggagcTCGAAACCAACGAGATGCGAGAGCGCATGCAGGTCGATAAGAAGTCGATGCTGAGTAACTTGGCCGAGGAGAATGACGAGCGGAGGAAGGAGATGCAATTACTCAAGAACCATCTGACCAAGGACAGAGAGGACCTGAGAGCCCAGATGGAATGTGATGTGAAGGTCTTGTTGGATCAGCTTGAAAAAGATTCCGGGGACattcttggtctcttgaagAAGGAACGCTCCGAACGGGAGCGAGAATTAACTCTTGTCAAAGATCGGATCGTGAACGAAAAGAAGGAACTACAGATCTCAATTGATAAAGACCGAGAAAATTTTACTCGCAAGATGAATGAGGAGCATGACCAACGAAGATTAGAGCAAATGGAGATGAAGGAGCGGCTCGACAACAACGAGAAGGCGAGTAAAGCCGATATTCAAGATCTCTACCACAAAATGAAACGAGAGATTGAAGCCAGGGAGCAAGAAAACGATGAACTGGTACAAGATATGAAGACCGATCGGGCTCAGATGGAGGAAAAACTCATCAAGGAGAGACAAACTTTACGCGAGGCTCTCACATCCGAGACCACGGACATAGAAAATCGTATGGAAAAGCTCAACGTCGAGAGAGTCAACGACAACGCCGACATCCAAGCGAAGGTGGCCATGTTAGGCAAATCGGCCTCGAGGCACATCGACAATCTGAAACATTATGTCTTCCGCGAATGTCAGAGTCTCTTCGATTTGGCCACCAAGCCTTGCTCGGTGGTTTTCAATGCCTATCGCGACGAGTCCTATGTGAATGGAGGTGAAGACTACTTGACCTTCTCGGGATGCACCGTCAACATTGGCAATGGCATGAACCCTAAATCAGGCGAATTCAAATGTCCAGAGGGAGGCCTTTACCTGTTCCTCGTCACGTGTTGCACCTATGATATGAAGAAATGCCTCATTTCAATCCGCAAGAACGGGAAGGACGTGACCAATTTTCACGATCAGGATGGAGATCAAAACAAGGTTAGTCAAATGTTTCTGATCCGTCGCAAATCAGGGTAGGTATACTGTATTACTTTGTGGCACAGTACGGGTACGAGCGTACAGTACGATATTACAGTACAGTTGAacgaggaaaaataatccgGGAGAGTCAGACCCTAAACGAGAGAACATAATACTCGAATTACATTAACCAGGTACCCAGATGGGCCACTCTCAAGGACCCTTGGGTTTGTAGCAGGTTCCAAGGGGAGTTCAATTCCCCTTGCCAAGCGGTACGTATGCAGTCAGATGTGAAACACGAGTCGAACCAGACCCTGCTCTGGGTAGTTAAATTAAGTAGTATTTGTGTGCATTTTGTTGTATTATTTCCTCCTATTATTATAGGAAGCGTTTAgtgattcaaaactattcaGGTTTGCATCGCACCAAATGattaaatcaaatcaaatataaAAGATGATCATTTTGATGCGCCATTATTAGCTTGTTCAACGATTGATTTCCTTTCTCTTGGTTAGTGGAGGCCCATTTATCAATCAATTTACGTACATGGAGCACTTAGTTTCACACAATAGACTACATtggaagaaatgttttttaaaaccaagCACAATTAGAATCGAGAAAAATGCGCTACTCCAGGATCAATATAAGAATGTAAGAAATACCTCATCTGTAACGATGCCATGACAGAAAATTGAGACAAATGAATACCTGGTTGAGTTGACGAAAACAAAAGCCAACCAACATTGTCTCCATTCTACTAGTGAAACGGTCTGTCAATATCATAGATGCTTTTTCCCAAGCTTTTAATGACCCTTCGACTCCTTTAGAGTTATGACTTCCCTTAATCAAGAACGTTTCCAAGTATGGACAGAGACAGTTACGCTTAAGTACTTTTTCCTATCCTTTCGCTATCCTGTTTATTTATCCCGCCTCATGGCATTCCGACATTCTACATAAGCATATATATCCTTCGATCAAACGTGtttacctttaaaaaaatcatatatTCGACAACTAGGCAACCAAAACCATACGACCTTTCGTTTCATAAATATATCTGATGCTTCGCAACGTTTGCTTGACATTCAATTGACGCAATCAAGAAACTTATATGAGTATGTTCATACTTTGTGACGTCTCAATTGGATTGAAGCATGAAAATTAATTGGATTTTTCTCACCAGCTGACGTCCTCAAAAATTAAGGATGAAGAGGTTGCACCCTCAGAAATTGTTTCAAGTAACTACGCGTTAGATGTGGTTCCGATCTTAAGCCCAAAAAGCAGGCACGCAAGTTCTTAACAGGAAAGGCAGCCTTCCATATATCCTTCTCCCTCCACTCTCGACCATATGCTAAACTTCACAATTTAGACACCTACAGGGTAGCCCATAAAGAATGGGGAACCGAAAATACCAACTTAATACCAAATCTGGggttgaaatgcaaaatatgcaaaagcaatttttcttaaaatgaTTACTAAGCAATAGATACTTTAGTTATAAAATGCAACGGCCCTAGCCAGTCACAAAATCCCTAATTTGTTGTTAGCCATCATGCAATTTTGGCCCATGATGAGATAATCAATTAAATTGAGGGTTCCAGCTTGTCTTCTATGAACCCGCCTCTCATCTGGAACATTTAAATAATGTTCCAGACCAagagtttggctttgaaaaagttttgggCCTTGACCCGGGTCAATCGGGAggaatttctttttctgtgGTTTATTCTATATTTGATCAATGCTAGAGCAACTAACCCACTTTAttgggcaaacaaacttgttcTCTTCCCCATCCTTAGAATATTTCAATAATGTTTCAGACCAAGGACTTGGTTTCAAGAAGTATTTTGTACATGTCATTCTCCGTAATTTAAATTTGATCTAGATGAATTGTTAGCAAGTGTACTTGACAAAAGACTACTCACATCCAAGGTTAGGATTCAATAAATCATTAAAATGATCTAGACTGGAGCGggatcaattgaaaacaacgGGGAATCAGTAGAATAACTATTTTTCAAATGCAGCATGGCTAATAGGcaaaatttcaaccaaaaagcTGCGGCTAGTTTGCGTTTTGACCAAGCTGTGAGGTAGGGATTTGGTGATAGTCAAAGGTAATTATGTCGAATTTATATGATAACTTGCTGTTTGGTTCTCATTTGACCATAAGTTTTATAAAATAATTTTTGCACTCCAACCCCTGAGTTTTGCTCCAGATTAGTATCTTTGGAGCCCTATTCCTTTTGAACTACCCTGTAGGAAGGTCgatgttttgattcaattggaCGAATGAACTTAGGAATTCAAAAGTGGGTCACCACTCATATTGCACTTCTTTCATTGTACCAGCTTCCATTTCCTTCATTCTAGGGGAAAACCATGATTGGCCAAAACGTTCTACTCGAGCTTATTGTCGGGGACAAAGTGCAAATTTACACTTACACCGCCACGGGCATCACCGACCACAAAAACAGCCGCTACACCCAATTCATCGGCCTCCTGATGCGCCCTTCGGTGGACAGCATGCACGAAGTGGTTCGGCGTCTGGGAGCCACAGACTTGGAGGACGACGTCTCCGTGGTGGACGACAGTGTGCGATCGACAGCCTCCACTCTCCGAGGCTTTGGGCTCAATAATGGTGATTCTAAACGCGAAAGTCGGAAAGGTCGCTCCCGAACGGCGAGTCGCATCACTTCGCCCCCTCCTTCATCGTCTTCTTCCGCTTTGACAAGCACGCTAGATGCATCCGGTGTTGGACGGGGCACATCGGTTTTAGGGCCCAACACTGACCTAGCTTCGGTGGAGGTCAACAACGCAGCTGGCTTGAAAATAGACGAAAATGGGGCCAAATCCACAGTCTCGTCCTCCCTAAGCCCAAAGGTCGGCACCTCTCCCGTAAATGGTACTCAAAATGGTGCTCAAAGTGGAGCTCAAAGTGGAGCTCAAAATGGTCGGTCCTCAACGGAGAAAGATCCCCGACCACAATCGTACCTGGCCTTAACGTCATTGGGAGGGAACAAAAAGTCCGtggaaaatgtaaataagAAGGCGGAAGGCCCCACTTCGTTTGGATCCGCGACGATGATGGACCGAGAGAGAACGCCCACCAGATTGCTCGCAAACTCATCCAAAAAGTCAATAGGAAAAGTTAACAACGTCACCGCCACCAAAGTTGGAAATGGAAGTGGATCAGCCATAGCCAATTTGGCAAGTTCCACCTTAAAAGGTTTCaccaaaatgtaaacaaaagcaacaactaACATAGATTGGAAAGCTGGTAAACCGATCAAAATgaacacaaaaaatgaaatgttccaAACCCAAGTCttttatattgtttttttattcataacATTGTGTTAAACACACCATTACACGAACAAAACAACATCTCTACAAAAAGGATGAATCATTGGATGTAAATAGAGGTAGGGTTCATGTCAATTTATCTTTCGTGTTTAATTGCTGGGACTTGGTATTGGTTGGAGAGAGGCACATTTCCCTCCTACTCAATGTGCGGTACTCTTCTGTCTGTCACAAGTGGTTGGACCAAAGCCCTCCTGGGAAATGTCAAGTAGTGATAAAATGACACTCCAGCTGGTTTCCAACTGATCTCGCCAAAGTTCCCTCTTTGCGAAGTCCTCTGAATCTTGTTCCAGATAGTGGTTGTACTCGGCAGTGATGGCATcagaatttcatttccatataGACCCTCCTAGTTTTTTGGCTGATGGATGGGTCAAAGGAAATTCCAATCACTCGATGAAAACCCCTTTCACTCTTTTGGCTTTGGCGTTATCACATCTCTTTCAATGCGAGGTCTTGATATTGGAAAAAGTACATTTTGCTCCATAGTACCAATTTACAACTCGATATCCGTCCGAGAGCCAAGGAGTGCTAAGGAGTGGatgggaaaaaagaagaagaagaaaatggaacaaaggcactcccaaattttgaaaaggtcACGGATATTCTCATACCACACGGCTAAGTCAACGGTTGTAATTATGGACTCACCAAGTTATCACTGTGTCTGAAACCTGTCGTTGGTTTCCTTAGAATGGAGTTGTCTAACTCTTCTTGTGTCTGACTCGGCAACCGCTGATGTCGAAAAACACTCGCGAGGATCAAAtctttcttgttgttgttctgTTTAGCTTTTGAGGAAGCCCTCATGCTTGTGATCATATTTAAAACACTGA
This Tigriopus californicus strain San Diego chromosome 7, Tcal_SD_v2.1, whole genome shotgun sequence DNA region includes the following protein-coding sequences:
- the LOC131884345 gene encoding golgin subfamily A member 4-like, giving the protein MMNLEQVKAAIKEIGEFSPKLEQVLGYLLGENDKVKDEFQKTTAKLRSDFDAQLKEITDETQNDKKSLLDMVRQCNEDQRAEMKELEILTKGENDERKKETQRLISALNEENEKRVKEGQILKDKMEKEKKELQAYLEQDAKEMKSKMEMDSRALKEKLDHEAKELKDKLTKENELRTKESKALAEKLEKDKAMLAKQLESGTKELNDQLAKDEERRRKEAQELKAKLDDDKKEHGNEITQMFDRLKSENELRKQEVHGLKDILVRENDKRIRETEDLRVQVESGMQQLMSAVEKETAECKARLQTTEDELTDAMKKDKKEVRDRMDTVAGDMKKKMELETNEMRERMQVDKKSMLSNLAEENDERRKEMQLLKNHLTKDREDLRAQMECDVKVLLDQLEKDSGDILGLLKKERSERERELTLVKDRIVNEKKELQISIDKDRENFTRKMNEEHDQRRLEQMEMKERLDNNEKASKADIQDLYHKMKREIEAREQENDELVQDMKTDRAQMEEKLIKERQTLREALTSETTDIENRMEKLNVERVNDNADIQAKVAMLGKSASRHIDNLKHYVFRECQSLFDLATKPCSVVFNAYRDESYVNGGEDYLTFSGCTVNIGNGMNPKSGEFKCPEGGLYLFLVTCCTYDMKKCLISIRKNGKDVTNFHDQDGDQNKGKTMIGQNVLLELIVGDKVQIYTYTATGITDHKNSRYTQFIGLLMRPSVDSMHEVVRRLGATDLEDDVSVVDDSVRSTASTLRGFGLNNGDSKRESRKGRSRTASRITSPPPSSSSSALTSTLDASGVGRGTSVLGPNTDLASVEVNNAAGLKIDENGAKSTVSSSLSPKVGTSPVNGTQNGAQSGAQSGAQNGRSSTEKDPRPQSYLALTSLGGNKKSVENVNKKAEGPTSFGSATMMDRERTPTRLLANSSKKSIGKVNNVTATKVGNGSGSAIANLASSTLKGFTKM